AGGGACTCAACTCGGGAAATCCCTCAAACAGGTCGTCGCCAATGGACATCCAGGACGTGTCCCGCGACGTGCCAAGCCTTCTCAGGCGAGCGAGGCTCGCCCTCGACGACGAGAGCCCCGCCAGGTAGCCGGACTGCAGCTTCAGCACCTTCCCGTTCGTGCACGCGGCGATCGCGCTCGCAGACCTCTGTATGGACACCCCTCTCACATCCTCTCAGACTCGGCCGCATCCTCGTGCGGTCCAACCTTGCCCTTGCCTTCCTCGGCGGGGCCAGGCCCAATCACCCCAAGCACCTTGTTCAGCTCTGCGGACAGAATGGCCAGGGCCCTTCCGACCGTCATGGAGTCGTGCTCGTCAAAGTACGACCTATCGCTGCTCTCCACGTACTCGCTGGCTGCCGCGCGAATCTTCCGATGCACATCGTCCTTCCACGCCTTGCAGTACTTGCCAACAGGGTCGGTGCCAGAGGGGAATCCCGCCAAGCGAGCCCTGCACATGCCATCGAGCTCCGAATACGCCAGTTCCCTTACGCGCGTCCGCTCCGACATCGCCACAGCCTTCGAGGACTTGTCCCCCGCCGCGCGCTGAATGTTCGACACGCAGTTGACAAGTTTCGACACGGCCTCGTCGGTCTTCTCGATGACCTTCAGAGCCTGGGTGCACTCATTGGAGTCGTGATCAAGAAGAGAAACGCTCAGGTCGAACCTGTCGTCAATGCCATCCGAGAACACGCTGCTCTGCGTTCCGTACTCCATGCCCTGCGTGTGAATCGCGACGGTAGGCATCGCGTCCTGCGAGATGACGTGTTCGTCGCACAGCCTCTCGAACCACCTTACGACGCCAGGACGCGGGTCCCTCCCACTGAAGGAGACTATGGATGCGAGACCGCGCCATGCCTGCCTGGAAGGGTCGTGCGCCTGCGGCATGAGCGGTACGTAAGGAAGTCCCAGCTTCTTCTGCTGCGTCTGGCTCTCCCTCCACGCCGTCATCGGCTCCGACCCGCTGGCATCGATCACGCGGGGGATGTCGCCGTAGCAGCTCACGACGCCGATGACTACCGTTCCCTCTTCGTTGGGAACCAGCCGCATGCGACGGCTCTGCCACGTGTACGACTGCACGGGGCCGTACGGCTCCCCAGGAAGTGGGTCCCTGTGGTCGGGGGTCGTCTCGTCCTTCTCCCATGGCGGAACGTCCTCCTCGCAGCCAACTATGGGGACGCCGCTCCTGCGGTCGTCAAACAGCACCCAGTTGAGCATCAGGGTCTCGAAGAGGCTCTTACCCTCAAGGTAGATGCCACCTTCCGCGCCGAGCATGCCCGTACCCACGGCACCCTTAGGCGCATATGCCTTGCCGGCCTTGGCGCCGGAGTATCCCTTCACGGGAGTCTTGATGCCGGCGGTCGCGTAAGACTGCTGGAAGACAAGGCACCTTGCGGCTTCGGCAAAGCTCAGGCTCTGGAGCCTATTCCTGTCCCTCATGGAGAAAAGAAACTTCTCTTCCTTTGGTACGTCAGCCACCAGCTCGCCGATGCCATCTGGCTCCCTTCCGGCGTACTCGAGTCCAGGTACCTGGTAGAACGGGTGGTGCGCATCAAAGATGTCAAAGCGGTCGCGAAACGTGTCGAGGTACCCGTGGATTGCCTCCAGGTCGAAGTGCCCCCTCTTCCAGATTGCGGCCCACTCCTTCATCAAGGCCGACTCATCGTCGCCATCTGATAAGGGTTGCGAGCGATAGAGCACCGCCAGCAGGAGGCGAATAATGGGCAGCACTTGCTGAGCCTGGTCGCCTTCAATCTCTCGTATCCGCCCTGCATCACGCAGCGCCTCCTCCAGCGAGACGGCACCGAGCTTCCCGTCGATGTAGGCAACCGGTATCCAAGGCTCGTCAACAAGGTTGAAGTGCGCCTCCCTCTGCAGATTCTGCATGCATCCTCCTTCCATTAGATTGACGTCCAGCTTTCAGCCCCGCAGATGCGGGGATCAAATCAACCCGTCAAGCTAATACGGGTCATCCCCAGACCTGGGTCGCCCCAAAATCAATTGCCAATACACCCCCTCCTAAACTCGCTGGGGACCAATCAGGTTCTGGTGCCATCTTATATCTCAACTATTATCTTGAAGTAATTTATTCCTGAACGGTAGCCAATCCTCCGCGACGGGTATACCTCAGCCGTTTGCCAAGAAGCTCGCACTCATACACGCCGGGCTCCGACTCCTCCATGGGCAGCAGCAACCTCCCAGCCAGCCACGGCGACTCCTGCCAGCATCTCACGTAGTTCACGCACCCACGCTCAAGCTCCTCGATGCAACCGTCCAGTTTGTCTGTTGGGCAGATTGATATCGGGAGCCTGACGGCACACTCGGCAAGCAGCAGAGACTCCTCGCGCGAGGGCTCGCATTCCGTCGGCAGCACGGACCCTGCGGCAACGGACCCATTCCCCACCCAGGGGAGAAGGGCGATCTCGCCATCCTGCAGCTTCCTCACCAAGAGCACCTCGATGGTTTCCTGCGTGTCTCGAACGGCCCTGTTGCCGCGGTCGCTATCGCGTGGATCCTCGCCAACCGACATCTTGTCCGCAAGGTTCACGAGGGTCCAGTCGTTCTTCTTCGCATACGCAAGGTCCTGCAGCAGGCACGTCCGAGCACGTTGCACCTTTGCGTCGTTTCTCGCCTTCCGGTCGCGCTGTGCCGTTAGATAGGCCTCTCCCCAGCGCTCTGGTACGATCCGCTCGACCTGGTCGGAGTAGGCTTCCCGAACCAGATGGGGAATGTCGCGCGGAAGCAGAATGTCCGCCCCGGAACACTCGGTCGTCATCCCCAGCACGGAGAGGCTCTCCATGAGAGTCGCCACGTCGTACACGTTCGTCACGCCCTTGGCAAATGTCGGCCTTCCGCCATCGATCGCGTCGATGCCACGAACGTAGCAGCACGCCTCGCGCAGCATCTTGGGCCTCTCGCACTCGTCCTCTCCCCTCTTGTGCCGATGGGTCCTGCCAAGCCGCTGCAGCAGCAGGTCGATGGGGGCAACGTCCGTCACAAGCAGGTCAAAGTCGATGTCCAGGGACTGCTCCAAAACCTGAGTGCCCACAACAATGCGCGTATGCGGGCGCCGCCCATTCCCAACACTCGCGGCGGGACCAAGCTCGCTGCGCAGCACCTCCTCCGTACTCATTCGGTCAAGGTCGATAAACCTCGAGTGGTCCAGCGTCACAACGTCTTCGCCAAATACCTCGGCAAGGGCACGCTCCGCCTCCTGAGCACGCCCCACGGTGTCGCAAATCACTCCCGCGCATCCGCCGTCGCGCAGCCTATCCCGCAGCAACTCGACCAAGGTGTCAACGGAGTCGTCAATCAACTTCAGCGACACGGGCACGCTTCGGCTGGATGCCTCCGCACCCACGCACAGGGCTTTGGTGCCGTCCGTATAGGTGATCTGGGGATACCCAACGTGCGGAACACTTGCCTTGGCCGGCGCCGCCGCTCCAGCTGATGCCGCCACGCCCTGCTTCTTCCTCAGGTAGGCGGGGGTCTTCGTCGCATGACGTTGCTCTCCTCCACCAGGCGCCGACGCCTTCTCGGACAGCCTTCTTCCCGACAGGTATGCCTCCACCATGCGCTCGCGCTGCCCGTCCGGAAGCGTCGCAGAAAGCAGCACCGTCGGGACCCGCCAATAGCCAAGCCACTGCAGGATCACATCCAGATACTGCCTCATGTACAGGTCGTACGCGTGACACTCGTCAACCACCACAGCCTTGTTGGCCAGCGCAAGCTGCCTTAGCGAGAGGTGCCTCATGTGGAGCGCGCCCATCAGCACCTGGTCGACGGTACACACAACAAAGTTCGACAGCATGCCCTTCTTCCGGCCGTACATCCACGCGGAGACCGTCGCACCCTCAGACTCGAACTCGCGCGCATCACCCTCGCGAGCATTTCCCACAAGGCTCCTATGCCGCCGGGACTCCCTCACGAGTCCCTGGAACTCCTCGTTCAGGCCCGCCTTGCCGTGCGCAAGATAGATGTCCTTCTCCTCGAGGCTCCCGTCGCGCGGAAGCCTGTCGAGCCACTTGCGCACGCGCGCGAACATCGCGTCCGTCGTCGCCATTGTGGGCAGCGCCACGCAGACGCCGCCCAGTCCCCGGCGGTACGCCAAGAGCTCCGCGGCAACCAACGCGGCCTCCGTCTTGCCCTCGCCCATAGGCGCCTCGATCACCAGCAGACCGGGGTCCTTCGCATCCCATGCAACCTGCTCGGCAGCCCTTTGTATGGGCCTCGGCTCAATGCCGGCAGGCAGGCCAAACCTATGGCAGAAGAACTCCCCAAACGGCTCCACACAGGGCCTCTGCTCCGACCATGGCGCAGGAATATGCGCCATGGCCCAGGCGCGCTCCAGCCTGCGGCGCAGCGTCGCAACGTCCATGCCGTCGTCCACGTCGCAGACGTCGAGCAGCTCAAACAGGTCGCTATCGCTCGCCAGCCAGTCGCTGATGATCACCATACCCGTAAGCAGGCTCTCCACCGCAACGTCAAGCCTTAGCCGCACAAGGCGGCCAAGCCGCTCGTCGTCAATCTTCGCAAGCCACGCGGCATAGCCCACGAGCTCGTCCTGGGCTTCCTCCCAGGCCTCGTGACCTTCTCCGCCCCACCCCAGCGCGAGCAGGTCATGACTGCCGTCACGCAAGCGCGTCCGCGCGGGAAAGTTCCCATGGTGGGCGCCAACGATGCTGGAAAGCGATCGCACCCCAGATGCTCCGCAATCCGGGGCGACGTGCCGGGCAAGGTACTTCTCCAGAATCAGCTCTCCGGCAATTGGATGCGTAGGGTCCCGCTTCCCCACCAGGTCACGATTCAGCACGAACCCCGCACGTTCGGGCTTCCAGGCTATGCCACGGTTATCGCTCCAGCCAAACGGCACGCCCTTCGCCTGGAACACCGGCGTCGCCTTCCCAACGTCGTGCGCGCCCGCGAGGAACACCAGAAGGGACCTGGCCAATGCTTCGTCCCCGCCATCCTCACCGCCGACCGCCCGAGCGACAACCTCCCTCGTCGCCTCAGGAAGCCAGCAATCCCACAGTCTGCCAGCCACCCCAGCGGCGTCAGCCAGGTGCACGTACAGCGGGAGCCAGCACTCACCCTCACCGTAATCCGACTTGCCCCACAGCGACCTCGCCGCCGCGGACAAGTTTCCAAACCCATCGGAACCCGTCATGGTCTCGTCCCTTTTGCGCCCGCAAAGTCGGCGCACACGCCATTGCCAACTGTCCCCCTAGACTGTGACACATCGAGTGGACATTAATTCGGGACGAGAAGAACTTCTCCGCGTCTGGTGGCGGCGGCAACTTCGGCCTTCGATCTTCTCGACATGCGTCGTTATGACCAGCAGTACAGAAAGCTCGGCGCAGGGATCGTTGGACCTGTAAAAGCATCGGGACCAAGGCCGAAGCCATTGGTCCCGATGCATCGGCAACGCCTATTGCCTGGTGTGAATCCACACTCCGAGTGCAACGGAATATCGCAAGGTAGGCGGCCCATCGCCGTCCCAACATGGTGCTTGCGAACAGTCACGAGGAGGTGGCGATGGACCGCTACGGCCATCTTGGCATCACCGAGCGCGAGGATATCATGCTGCTCTGGCGCGACGGGGAGGGCGTCAGCCAGATCGCGCGCGAGATCGGCAGGGACAAGTCGACGGTGTCGAGGGAGATGCGCCGCAACGGCTGGGCGAACCCCAGGACGGACAGGCCCTCCTACCGGGCCTCGACGGCGCAGAAGAGGGCGAGGTGCCGCAGGCCGCACCTGCTGGACGACCCCGGGACCAGGGCGCTCGTGGCGCGCCTCGTGCGCGACGAGAAGTGATCCCCCGAGCAGGTCGCCGGCAGGCTCGCCAGGGAGGACCCCGTGCGCTCGGTGAGCGACACGACGACATGCCGCGCGATCGCCAGGGGCGACCTCGACCGGGAGATGCCGGGCGGCCGGCGCGGCGCTTCCTCAGGCACCACGGCAGGAGGCGCCACGCGTCGGGCAAGCCCAAGGGCGCGTACGGGGCGCACGTCACGCACGAGATGTTCGAGCGCCCGCCCGTCGTGGCGCGCAGGTCCCGCATCGGGGACTGGGAGGGGGACACCGTCGCCGGCTGCGAGGGCGGGGCGTGCCTGGTGACGCAGGTCGACAGGAGGTCCGGCTACCTCATGGGCGGCAAGGCGGCCCACAAGACGAGCGCCGAGGTGGGAGGGGCCACCATGGGCTCCCTCGCCGGGATGGTGGTGCGCTCCATCACGGTCGACCGCGGAAGCGAGTTCGCGTGCGCCACGAGCCTGCAGGAGGGCCCGGGCGCGCCCGTCTGCCTCTGCGACTCCCACCAGCCGTGGCAGAGGGGCACCAACGAGAACACCAACGGGCTCCTGAGGGACTGGTTCCCGAAGGGAGAGGAGCCTCGACGACGTCACCGACGAGGAGGTCCGGGAGGCGTACGATTCCCTCAACCACAGACCCCGCAAGCGCCTGGCGTGGAGGTGCCCCTGCGAAGTTTACTCTCGCCGATCGTTGCACTTGCTGTGAGGATTCACAACGGAAACTGCTAGCGAAGACAGCGAATCGCTCATTAATACTCTTTGCAAAGACTATTGTCTGCATCGCCTGAAGGCTTGAAGTAATCAATGAACCAGTCGGACACTTGTAAGGTAGCCCTGTAAAACTGAAGCGCTCTTCTTGGCGTTACATTGTCATTATCTCCATGGGCTATTCTTCCGCGTTCCTTAACCATTGAACCTATTTCTGCTGATAGATCAATTGTATCCTTTCCGTTTGCCATATAACTTAAAAAAGCTCCACTTGCTACATTTGAAATCGATGACAGGATTCTCTTTAGATTATCGGGGTTTGGATTCTGCCATTTCTTGTACTGACTACGGGCATAGTCGGAAACAACAGATTCAGAATGACGCTCAATAAAGCATAGTATGCATGAGCTGGAAGTAACCTCCAGATGTCCTGAGCAGCGAATGACGAGAAGCTTTGCAAGATTTGAGACAACATCATCGTTGCAACTCTCCCGCTGCTCCAGCAATGATTGTACAAGACACTCCAGATCATCGAGACGCTGCATCGATTGCCGGACTTCATAGGGTGGCCATTCTTGTACTTCTGTCATTAGCTTAATGCCTTGCAAACTAATGAAATTCTTTTATGTACCTGAGCTTCATCCGAGGTAGCGCTGGTGACCGAATCAACATACTCTTTATTACGGTTAAGCCTATCTAATAGTTGGCGTATAGAACTAGCATTAAGCCCATTTCCATCATGCAGTGCATGCATGCAGCCAATCATTATTGATTCTGCCCGCGCGGTATTTAACTGCTTGCGATCAGTCATAAAGAAAGGGTGTGACACATCGCTTGCAGCGATAATATCCGCTGTTTTATCAAACAGACCCAAGGCTGTTGTTAATTCAGACTGAGAGGCATCACGGTATTTATCGGCAAAGCTGTTGAGGAACCCCCCAAGGGGTTTCGTGTAGGACTGTTCCTCTAGATATAGTGCGATGATTCGTAATACCAACTCATGGTCTCTGAACCGTTTATTCAACTGCACGGATCCATACAGCTTGCGCCAGGATGGCCTAATATTTGAGCAGTCCACAAGATTCATCAGCTCGCCATTGTATAGTGCCATGCGAATTTCATGTGGCGTAAGTTGCGTACCTCCAGAATTCAAACGCTTGAATACATCGTATACAGCATTTTTTGATTCAGGCCTGTTGTCCAGCACGATTACAGTGGTGGTAATATATGTGTTATCTATTATTCGGCGATATTGCTCCGGTAGTTCATCATATGAAAGGCCATCGAATTTCGATCCAGCTAGTCTAAGCCGGTATTTTTTATCACCATTAAAACCGGAATAGAAACGCCTAAGCGTCTCAAGGCGCTGCTGGCCATCGAGGACAAGAAGACGCCTGTCTGCCTGCTGTACAAGAAATAAACCCGGAATTGGATATTCGAGTAGAAGAGATTCAACGAAAAGATCCATTTGCTTTTTATTCCAAACAAATCCCCTTTGAAAGGAGTTGAGATCACAGACGCCCTGCTCTGCAGATGTCATTCGTATGCGAGGAACCAGAATATCTTTATTCTCCAGTCGGCCCACAAGCCCTTTGACATCAAAATCTTGGCTCCGAAACGTAATGGGTGCGGCCGCCGGCTGCGGTTCTTCAAGTTCTTCTTTTTCTTCGGGAGTAAGATACGTCTCGTCGCCTTCGTAATCAATGTTGGTCATTCGGCTCCTCCAGCCTTGTATTAAGTAGCGAATCGCAGAAGGCCGCTCAATGCGGATGCGGCTCTGAAATCTGAGCTACGAGCCATACGTTTGCCCCTCCATCATTCTAACCTTTTGAATAGCCGACCAGCGTACGGACAGAGCATGCTGTCTCGGATGTGTTTAGTCAAGCCTGGCTTTCGGTTTTGAGCATGGATTTCTTTCGGGTCCGTGCACGAAAGTTTTTCGGGTTTCGTCACGGGCCCGCCGGCGCCTCCCTACCTTCCCGACTTCCCGAGCATCAGGCTCTCCTCCAGCCTGTGGCTCGGGCCCCCGAACTCCACGAGCCTGCCGTGGTGCGCGACGCGGTCGACGATCGCCGCTGCGAGCTTGTCGTCCGCGAAGACGGTGCCCCACCTGCCGGACTCGACGTTGGCGGCGGATATGACGCTCCTCCTCTCGTAGCTCTCGGATATCACCTGGCAGGGCAGCCTCGCCCCGTCCACGTCGAAGGGCGCGTAGCCGAATTCGTCCAGGACCAGGAGCCTCGCCTTGGCCACGTCGGCGAGCAGCCTGTCGAGCGTCCCCTCGCGCTTGGCCTTGCCCAGCCGCGGCACCAGCTGGGCCGTCTGCCAGAACCCCGCGGGGTAGCCCGCGGACGTCGCGGCGATCCCGAGCGCGGTGGCCATGTGGGTCTTCCCGCGCCCCGTCTGCCCGTAGAACACGAGGTCCTCCGCGTCGCGCACGAACGCCAGGGAGCACATGTCCTCGCGACCCCAGTCGTCGGGGAACGCCACATTCGACCAGTCGAACCCCTCGATCGACTTCGGCACGGGGAACCTCGCCTGCCTGAGCAGGCGCGCCCGCTTCGCCCTGTCGCGGTGGGCGATCTCCGACTCGAGCATCGACGTGCATGCCGCGACCTGGCCGGGCGTCGCGGAGCCGAGGAAGGCGGCGATGGTGTCGCCGGATATGAAGAGCGCCCTGGCGGCGTCGCGGAAGGCCGCCTGCGCGGCCTCACGCTCCGAGCTCGTCTGCGGCATGGCGGTCGCCTCCCTCGAGCAGCCTCAGCGCCCCGTCGTAGACGCCCAGGTCGACCTCCTCGTCGTACTCGATGTTGATTTTCAATAGGAACTGCGCGGATGTCGCACGGGGACCTGACCACCGTACGCATCGGGAATTGAGCAGTATTCGCATGGGGGCCGTGCCCGGGCCGCGCAAGGGGCACGGCCCCCGCTATGTTTCCTCCGGGCGGGATTGATGATGAGTCGGACGAGGCCCGCCCGGAGAGGAAGGAAGGATGACCGTGCCCCTTGACACAAGACAGGCTATCAGGGAACTGGACGCCGGTGGTGCGTCCAGGTCGCAGATAGCGCGCGAGCTCCATGTGAGCCGCAACACCGTCCGCAAGTACGCGGACATGGAGGACATGTCGCCGGCCGCGCCCGTGAGCGCGAGGCCGCACCCCGCGATCGACGCCGACGCCGCGTGGGTGGACTCCGTCCTGGAGGCCGACCTCGGCGCGCCCAGGAAGCAGCGCCACACGGCGAAGAGGATCTACGACAGGCTGGTGGAGGAGCGCGGCTACGCGGGCTCCTACTCGACCGTGTGCCGATACGTGGGCGAGTGGAGGCGCGGGCACTCGCGCTCCCCGCGCGAGGGCTACCTCGAGCTCGCCTGGGAGCCCGGCACCGCGCAGGTCGACTACGGGTCGTTCCGCGCGGTCGTCGCGGGCGTCCCGCGCACCCTCAGGCTCCTCGTCGTGACGCTGCCCCACTCGAACGCCCGCTTCTGCGTGGCAATGGAGCTCGAGAGGTCCGAGTGCCTCTGCTGGGGCCTGCGCCTCGTCTTCGAGTGGGCCGGGCGGGCCCCGCGCGTCCTCGTGCTCGACAACGCCACGGAGGCCGGGCGCATGCTCCGCGGCATCGTCACCGAGTCCGAGCTGTTCTCGCACTTCAGGGCCCACTACCGCTGCGAGGTCCGCTTCTGCAACCCGCACTCCGGCAACGAGAAGGGCTCCGTCGAGAACGCCGTGGGGTTCCTCCGCCGGAACCTGCTCGTCCCCGTGCCCGAGGCCGCCTCGGTCGACGAGCTCAACGAGGGGCTCAGGGCCGGCTGCGAGCGGATCAACGCCGGCGCGAGGAACAGGGCCGGGGCGCCCACGCCGGAGGCGCTCCGCGA
This sequence is a window from Parafannyhessea umbonata. Protein-coding genes within it:
- a CDS encoding HEPN domain-containing protein, with protein sequence MTEVQEWPPYEVRQSMQRLDDLECLVQSLLEQRESCNDDVVSNLAKLLVIRCSGHLEVTSSSCILCFIERHSESVVSDYARSQYKKWQNPNPDNLKRILSSISNVASGAFLSYMANGKDTIDLSAEIGSMVKERGRIAHGDNDNVTPRRALQFYRATLQVSDWFIDYFKPSGDADNSLCKEY
- a CDS encoding DUF262 domain-containing protein; translation: MTNIDYEGDETYLTPEEKEELEEPQPAAAPITFRSQDFDVKGLVGRLENKDILVPRIRMTSAEQGVCDLNSFQRGFVWNKKQMDLFVESLLLEYPIPGLFLVQQADRRLLVLDGQQRLETLRRFYSGFNGDKKYRLRLAGSKFDGLSYDELPEQYRRIIDNTYITTTVIVLDNRPESKNAVYDVFKRLNSGGTQLTPHEIRMALYNGELMNLVDCSNIRPSWRKLYGSVQLNKRFRDHELVLRIIALYLEEQSYTKPLGGFLNSFADKYRDASQSELTTALGLFDKTADIIAASDVSHPFFMTDRKQLNTARAESIMIGCMHALHDGNGLNASSIRQLLDRLNRNKEYVDSVTSATSDEAQVHKRISLVCKALS
- a CDS encoding CRISPR-associated helicase/endonuclease Cas3; this translates as MTGSDGFGNLSAAARSLWGKSDYGEGECWLPLYVHLADAAGVAGRLWDCWLPEATREVVARAVGGEDGGDEALARSLLVFLAGAHDVGKATPVFQAKGVPFGWSDNRGIAWKPERAGFVLNRDLVGKRDPTHPIAGELILEKYLARHVAPDCGASGVRSLSSIVGAHHGNFPARTRLRDGSHDLLALGWGGEGHEAWEEAQDELVGYAAWLAKIDDERLGRLVRLRLDVAVESLLTGMVIISDWLASDSDLFELLDVCDVDDGMDVATLRRRLERAWAMAHIPAPWSEQRPCVEPFGEFFCHRFGLPAGIEPRPIQRAAEQVAWDAKDPGLLVIEAPMGEGKTEAALVAAELLAYRRGLGGVCVALPTMATTDAMFARVRKWLDRLPRDGSLEEKDIYLAHGKAGLNEEFQGLVRESRRHRSLVGNAREGDAREFESEGATVSAWMYGRKKGMLSNFVVCTVDQVLMGALHMRHLSLRQLALANKAVVVDECHAYDLYMRQYLDVILQWLGYWRVPTVLLSATLPDGQRERMVEAYLSGRRLSEKASAPGGGEQRHATKTPAYLRKKQGVAASAGAAAPAKASVPHVGYPQITYTDGTKALCVGAEASSRSVPVSLKLIDDSVDTLVELLRDRLRDGGCAGVICDTVGRAQEAERALAEVFGEDVVTLDHSRFIDLDRMSTEEVLRSELGPAASVGNGRRPHTRIVVGTQVLEQSLDIDFDLLVTDVAPIDLLLQRLGRTHRHKRGEDECERPKMLREACCYVRGIDAIDGGRPTFAKGVTNVYDVATLMESLSVLGMTTECSGADILLPRDIPHLVREAYSDQVERIVPERWGEAYLTAQRDRKARNDAKVQRARTCLLQDLAYAKKNDWTLVNLADKMSVGEDPRDSDRGNRAVRDTQETIEVLLVRKLQDGEIALLPWVGNGSVAAGSVLPTECEPSREESLLLAECAVRLPISICPTDKLDGCIEELERGCVNYVRCWQESPWLAGRLLLPMEESEPGVYECELLGKRLRYTRRGGLATVQE
- a CDS encoding IS30 family transposase; the protein is MPRDRQGRPRPGDAGRPARRFLRHHGRRRHASGKPKGAYGAHVTHEMFERPPVVARRSRIGDWEGDTVAGCEGGACLVTQVDRRSGYLMGGKAAHKTSAEVGGATMGSLAGMVVRSITVDRGSEFACATSLQEGPGAPVCLCDSHQPWQRGTNENTNGLLRDWFPKGEEPRRRHRRGGPGGVRFPQPQTPQAPGVEVPLRSLLSPIVALAVRIHNGNC
- the istB gene encoding IS21-like element helper ATPase IstB, whose amino-acid sequence is MPQTSSEREAAQAAFRDAARALFISGDTIAAFLGSATPGQVAACTSMLESEIAHRDRAKRARLLRQARFPVPKSIEGFDWSNVAFPDDWGREDMCSLAFVRDAEDLVFYGQTGRGKTHMATALGIAATSAGYPAGFWQTAQLVPRLGKAKREGTLDRLLADVAKARLLVLDEFGYAPFDVDGARLPCQVISESYERRSVISAANVESGRWGTVFADDKLAAAIVDRVAHHGRLVEFGGPSHRLEESLMLGKSGR
- the casA gene encoding type I-E CRISPR-associated protein Cse1/CasA, which encodes MQNLQREAHFNLVDEPWIPVAYIDGKLGAVSLEEALRDAGRIREIEGDQAQQVLPIIRLLLAVLYRSQPLSDGDDESALMKEWAAIWKRGHFDLEAIHGYLDTFRDRFDIFDAHHPFYQVPGLEYAGREPDGIGELVADVPKEEKFLFSMRDRNRLQSLSFAEAARCLVFQQSYATAGIKTPVKGYSGAKAGKAYAPKGAVGTGMLGAEGGIYLEGKSLFETLMLNWVLFDDRRSGVPIVGCEEDVPPWEKDETTPDHRDPLPGEPYGPVQSYTWQSRRMRLVPNEEGTVVIGVVSCYGDIPRVIDASGSEPMTAWRESQTQQKKLGLPYVPLMPQAHDPSRQAWRGLASIVSFSGRDPRPGVVRWFERLCDEHVISQDAMPTVAIHTQGMEYGTQSSVFSDGIDDRFDLSVSLLDHDSNECTQALKVIEKTDEAVSKLVNCVSNIQRAAGDKSSKAVAMSERTRVRELAYSELDGMCRARLAGFPSGTDPVGKYCKAWKDDVHRKIRAAASEYVESSDRSYFDEHDSMTVGRALAILSAELNKVLGVIGPGPAEEGKGKVGPHEDAAESERM
- the istA gene encoding IS21 family transposase; translated protein: MTVPLDTRQAIRELDAGGASRSQIARELHVSRNTVRKYADMEDMSPAAPVSARPHPAIDADAAWVDSVLEADLGAPRKQRHTAKRIYDRLVEERGYAGSYSTVCRYVGEWRRGHSRSPREGYLELAWEPGTAQVDYGSFRAVVAGVPRTLRLLVVTLPHSNARFCVAMELERSECLCWGLRLVFEWAGRAPRVLVLDNATEAGRMLRGIVTESELFSHFRAHYRCEVRFCNPHSGNEKGSVENAVGFLRRNLLVPVPEAASVDELNEGLRAGCERINAGARNRAGAPTPEALREDLAGMLALPGAPFDAVRWTHARADKRGYVRVDGNLYCVGPAWHDRELVVGVRARSVEVLADRGRRVATLARSFGEGETVRNPASLIPALVARPRAFGESTIRRDMPGALVGELDRCDKAGRRKALRAIGRASEHSGFGAACEAAARIFAGGRVPDDASCDALARRVAAGGPEPGQADLAVYDGFLGEAARDAE
- a CDS encoding helix-turn-helix domain-containing protein, which encodes MDRYGHLGITEREDIMLLWRDGEGVSQIAREIGRDKSTVSREMRRNGWANPRTDRPSYRASTAQKRARCRRPHLLDDPGTRALVARLVRDEK